The following proteins are co-located in the Neisseria sp. Marseille-Q6792 genome:
- the mutM gene encoding bifunctional DNA-formamidopyrimidine glycosylase/DNA-(apurinic or apyrimidinic site) lyase: protein MPELPEVETTLRGIAPHIEGKTVETVILRQPKLRWQVNPALGDILSGQQVLSCGRRAKYLIVRFPMGILLIHLGMSGSLRIFTPSDERIGKPGKHDHTDFVFSDGTVLRYHDPRRFGAILWYEGIEEHHPLLEKLGPEPLSEVFCADYLYARLKTQKRAVKLALMDNAVVVGVGNIYANESLFRAAVSPKRPACRVKKKECAVLVDAVKAVLRRAIETGGSTLKDFVDSNGKSGYFQQEYTVYGRHNLQCVRCGGLIVKEILGQRGTFYCPNCQK from the coding sequence ATGCCGGAATTACCGGAAGTAGAAACGACGTTGCGCGGTATCGCGCCCCATATCGAAGGTAAAACGGTGGAAACCGTGATATTGCGCCAGCCGAAGTTGCGCTGGCAGGTTAATCCTGCATTGGGGGATATTTTGTCCGGTCAGCAGGTTTTGTCTTGCGGCAGGCGGGCAAAATATCTGATTGTTCGTTTCCCAATGGGAATTTTACTGATTCACTTGGGAATGTCGGGAAGTTTGCGGATTTTCACGCCTTCGGACGAACGTATCGGCAAGCCGGGTAAGCATGACCATACGGATTTTGTCTTTTCGGACGGCACGGTTTTACGTTACCATGATCCGAGGAGGTTCGGCGCAATACTTTGGTATGAAGGTATCGAAGAGCATCATCCGCTGCTGGAAAAGCTGGGGCCTGAACCTCTGTCGGAAGTATTTTGTGCTGATTATCTGTATGCAAGGCTGAAAACCCAGAAACGGGCAGTCAAGCTGGCCCTGATGGACAATGCCGTCGTGGTCGGTGTAGGCAATATTTATGCCAATGAAAGTCTATTTAGGGCGGCTGTTTCGCCAAAACGCCCTGCCTGCCGGGTAAAAAAGAAAGAGTGCGCGGTTTTGGTTGATGCGGTTAAAGCAGTTTTGAGGCGCGCCATTGAAACGGGCGGCAGCACATTAAAGGATTTTGTGGACAGTAACGGTAAAAGCGGCTACTTTCAGCAAGAATATACCGTATATGGGCGGCACAATCTGCAGTGTGTAAGATGCGGCGGTTTGATTGTGAAAGAAATTTTGGGACAGCGCGGAACGTTTTATTGTCCGAACTGTCAGAAATAA
- a CDS encoding methyltransferase domain-containing protein — translation MDSWFEYEAMGRYVAKLEQDFFNRYVTSYRFGGMCALQVGGPWLRLSEDIVCVPRDMSMSAEEMALADISADMLLLPHTLECGIPSQILSEAHRILKPSGRLMLTGFNPYSLWGLGSWFDGVRLPEKRFCLPLHELKKQLADAGFDIEYGKFMVYLPTVSSLGKIRFWQFMEKAGDRWWPQCAAVYGLVLIKNVAGVTPLRTQEGFWDDKTVAAGAARVAD, via the coding sequence ATGGATTCATGGTTTGAATATGAGGCGATGGGGCGGTATGTTGCAAAATTGGAACAGGATTTCTTTAATCGGTATGTAACGTCATACCGTTTTGGGGGAATGTGTGCACTTCAGGTGGGCGGTCCGTGGTTGAGGCTGTCTGAAGATATTGTCTGCGTACCGCGTGATATGTCGATGTCGGCAGAAGAGATGGCTTTGGCAGATATTTCTGCAGATATGCTGCTTTTGCCGCATACGCTGGAATGTGGTATCCCTTCGCAAATCCTGTCCGAGGCGCATCGAATATTAAAACCGTCCGGACGCTTGATGCTGACGGGTTTTAATCCGTATTCGCTCTGGGGGCTGGGTTCATGGTTTGACGGTGTCCGTCTGCCGGAAAAACGGTTTTGCCTGCCGCTTCATGAGTTGAAGAAACAGCTTGCCGATGCCGGTTTCGACATTGAATATGGAAAATTTATGGTGTATCTGCCGACGGTTTCTTCGCTCGGAAAAATACGGTTTTGGCAGTTTATGGAAAAGGCGGGCGACCGTTGGTGGCCGCAGTGTGCCGCAGTATACGGTTTGGTTTTGATTAAGAATGTGGCGGGTGTAACGCCCCTGCGGACGCAGGAAGGATTTTGGGACGACAAAACGGTTGCTGCAGGTGCGGCAAGGGTTGCGGATTAG